The Novosphingobium kaempferiae genome includes a window with the following:
- a CDS encoding DUF721 domain-containing protein — protein MERNSGKQPGDTKPRKSGKSPGLRQYERPRGGQARQISDLMPEVGRTAFRRFGFVQSSVVSRWPEIVGARHARVCSPESIRFPPGEKSDGILQLVVVPAHAPMIQHVIPEIVERVNRFFGYNAVAKVKLRQGEVKAPASTQARPAAPPSLKPVPFELGESLRDIGDPELRAVLESLARSMGAKDQ, from the coding sequence ATGGAACGGAATAGCGGCAAACAACCGGGCGACACGAAACCACGCAAGTCGGGCAAGAGCCCCGGCCTGCGCCAGTACGAGCGCCCGCGCGGCGGACAGGCGCGCCAGATATCGGATCTCATGCCCGAGGTGGGCCGCACGGCGTTCCGCCGCTTCGGCTTCGTGCAGTCGAGCGTGGTGTCGCGCTGGCCCGAGATCGTCGGCGCCCGCCACGCCCGGGTCTGCTCCCCGGAATCGATCCGCTTCCCCCCCGGCGAGAAAAGCGACGGCATCCTCCAGCTCGTCGTCGTGCCCGCGCACGCGCCGATGATCCAGCATGTGATCCCGGAGATCGTCGAGCGGGTGAACCGCTTCTTCGGCTACAACGCCGTCGCCAAGGTGAAACTCCGGCAAGGCGAGGTTAAGGCGCCCGCCTCCACGCAGGCGCGCCCTGCCGCGCCGCCTTCGCTGAAGCCGGTGCCGTTCGAACTTGGCGAATCGCTGCGCGACATCGGTGATCCCGAGCTTCGCGCGGTGCTCGAATCGCTCGCGCGCAGCATGGGCGCAAAGGACCAGTGA
- a CDS encoding thioredoxin domain-containing protein yields MTQTTFRAVALAACAVLSIAAAPKSAPKKGLPATSSNWGANIGTTANGSHRIGNPEAPLKLVEYVSYTCPHCAHFVKESEPVLRLTMIPKGQISITVTNFLRNPLDLTVAMLTNCGDPKRFFVRHNAFFASQEKWLAKAQAANREQQERWYQGELPARMRAISSDLGFYDTVAAWGLSRSQADQCLADTAMLDKLRGQQTDIQALNLQGTPSFTLNGQLLDGHDWATVQKAITEKQAQQRAGNI; encoded by the coding sequence ATGACCCAAACCACCTTTCGCGCTGTGGCGCTCGCCGCCTGCGCCGTGCTCAGCATCGCCGCCGCTCCCAAGAGCGCGCCGAAGAAGGGATTGCCTGCCACAAGCTCCAACTGGGGCGCGAACATCGGCACCACCGCCAACGGCAGCCACCGCATCGGCAACCCCGAAGCGCCGCTCAAGCTGGTCGAATACGTCAGCTACACCTGCCCGCACTGCGCCCACTTCGTGAAGGAATCGGAGCCGGTCCTGCGCCTGACGATGATCCCCAAGGGGCAGATCTCGATCACGGTGACGAACTTCCTGCGCAACCCGCTGGACCTCACCGTGGCGATGCTGACCAACTGCGGCGATCCGAAGCGCTTCTTCGTGCGCCACAACGCCTTCTTCGCCTCGCAGGAAAAGTGGCTCGCCAAGGCGCAGGCCGCCAATCGCGAGCAGCAGGAGCGCTGGTATCAGGGCGAACTGCCCGCCCGCATGCGCGCCATCTCCAGCGACCTCGGCTTCTACGACACCGTGGCGGCGTGGGGCCTGTCGCGCTCGCAGGCCGACCAGTGCCTCGCCGATACCGCGATGCTCGACAAGCTGCGCGGCCAGCAGACCGACATCCAGGCGCTGAACCTGCAGGGCACCCCCAGCTTCACGCTCAACGGCCAGCTGCTCGACGGGCACGACTGGGCGACGGTGCAGAAGGCGATCACCGAAAAACAGGCCCAGCAGCGCGCCGGAAACATCTGA
- a CDS encoding thioredoxin domain-containing protein: MTRTRFRSITLGLLVAPLALGLAACGKKDETTAGPTAGAALPKVAAPAGKAWADTIVKTPEGGYRIGNPEAPIKLIEYGALSCSHCAEFAKESFESLRDDYVASGRVSYELRYFMLNALDVPASLLATCGSTEAVIPLSEQFWAWQPNMFEKLQAADKSQLAAIDALPKDKQLPAFAEVAGMTEFFASRGIARDQAAACLADTAKARALADQTQKGTEQFNITGTPTFLINGNNVGSMGWKELEPKLKEAGAR; encoded by the coding sequence ATGACCCGCACCCGTTTCCGCTCGATCACGCTCGGCCTGCTGGTCGCCCCGCTGGCCCTCGGCCTCGCCGCCTGCGGCAAGAAGGACGAGACCACCGCCGGGCCGACCGCCGGCGCAGCGCTCCCCAAGGTCGCCGCACCCGCCGGCAAGGCCTGGGCCGACACGATCGTCAAGACGCCCGAGGGCGGCTACCGCATCGGCAACCCCGAAGCGCCGATCAAGCTCATCGAATATGGCGCACTCAGCTGCTCGCACTGCGCCGAATTCGCCAAGGAAAGTTTCGAGAGCCTGCGTGACGACTACGTCGCCAGCGGCCGCGTCAGCTACGAACTGCGCTACTTCATGCTGAACGCGCTGGACGTCCCGGCATCGCTCCTCGCCACCTGCGGCTCGACCGAGGCGGTGATCCCGTTGAGCGAGCAGTTCTGGGCCTGGCAGCCGAACATGTTCGAGAAGCTGCAGGCCGCCGACAAGAGCCAGCTTGCCGCGATCGACGCGCTGCCCAAGGACAAGCAGCTTCCCGCCTTCGCCGAAGTGGCGGGCATGACCGAGTTCTTCGCCTCGCGCGGGATCGCCCGCGATCAGGCCGCCGCCTGCCTTGCCGACACCGCCAAGGCCCGCGCGCTCGCCGACCAGACCCAGAAGGGCACCGAGCAGTTCAACATCACCGGCACCCCGACCTTCCTCATCAACGGCAACAACGTCGGCTCGATGGGCTGGAAGGAACTGGAGCCCAAGCTGAAGGAAGCGGGCGCGCGCTGA
- the smc gene encoding chromosome segregation protein SMC, translating into MRIHRLKLSGFKSFVEPAELRIDPGLTGVVGPNGCGKSNLLEAIRWVMGESSPKSMRGGGMEDVIFAGTDKRPPRSFAEVVLKADTAPNPEGVRDELEVVRRIERGAGSAYRINGRDVRAKDVALTFADAATGAHSPALVSQGRIAAVIAAKPAERRAMLEEAAGIAGLHVRRKDAEQRLRATETNLARLDDIMASLDKQVGTLRRQAKAAERYRALTDQIRLAEARVVFARWRDAAAAADAARKDAQAAEQRVTLAQSLAVEAQAQQAAAAEALAAARDELADRRDDANAQGHRMATLTSQLEAAEQRLADLERQRVRLEEDRRDADRLTRDAAEALARLERELAEGEKQLAADEALRPRFANTVDGAEQASRAAELDLAQATAKQAGVEAEWRIAEAELTQARGRQVRAALDVARIEAQVAALPDLGDLDAAIATARGKAGDATAALARSREGLEEMQARKTALQADRDAAASALAGARADLTGIEREHAALVRDREARAKGAKAAHGLPVAIDAVRAAPGYERAVAAVLGRDAKAPLGAPKDADGRFWTGAEAPAPVADSLAAHVLEGPPELAARLALVHVIDEDDGRALKPGEWLVTRTGVLRRWDGFVARGEGAAEAARLEAENRFAELDAKLPPLREAVSAAEARQAAVQQELADLSSRVIAAERAIAAAAEAERSALRAVDQAEDARARQQARRAELDTALAEGAEQRAGIDAEVAAAEAKRDALPDPATGRAELQAAQERNGEARSTLQHAMAALAGHDQALAVARERTTAQRADIRGWQARSGDAANRLAQMAGRLEEIETERTIVAAKPASLMAQIEQGEAIRVRLGEELSKAEAAVTGAADAAKQADAALSAAQETLAAAREGRAGATARAEHEDSRRVEMNRLSGERFHCPPPVLPERFDFAAADVSSAEAEGAGMDRLTADRERIGPVNLVAADELAEAEAQLGVSVTEKAELTEAVNRLRGSIGNLNREGRERLRAAFEAVDGHFRRLFTRLFQGGQAHLALVDSDDPLEAGLEIYAQPPGKRLQSLTLLSGGEQALTAVALIFGLFLTNPAPICVLDEVDAPLDDANIERFCDLLEAMTKETDTRYLVVTHNAVTMSRMHRLFGVTMVEKGVSRLVSVDLGGAEELLAAAV; encoded by the coding sequence ATGCGCATCCACCGGCTCAAACTGAGCGGCTTCAAGAGCTTCGTAGAGCCGGCGGAACTGCGCATCGACCCGGGCCTGACCGGCGTCGTCGGCCCCAACGGCTGCGGCAAGTCCAACCTCCTCGAAGCGATCCGCTGGGTCATGGGCGAAAGCTCGCCCAAGTCGATGCGCGGCGGCGGGATGGAGGACGTGATCTTCGCGGGGACGGACAAACGCCCGCCCCGCTCCTTCGCCGAAGTCGTGCTCAAGGCCGACACCGCGCCCAATCCCGAAGGCGTGCGCGACGAACTCGAAGTCGTGCGCCGGATCGAACGCGGCGCGGGCAGCGCCTACCGCATCAACGGACGTGACGTGCGCGCCAAGGACGTGGCGCTGACCTTCGCCGATGCCGCCACCGGCGCGCACAGCCCGGCGCTCGTCAGCCAGGGCCGCATCGCCGCCGTCATCGCCGCCAAGCCCGCCGAACGCCGCGCCATGCTGGAAGAAGCGGCGGGCATCGCGGGCCTTCACGTCCGCCGCAAGGATGCCGAGCAGCGCCTGCGGGCGACCGAGACGAACCTCGCCCGCCTCGACGACATCATGGCGAGCCTCGACAAGCAGGTGGGCACGCTGCGCCGTCAGGCCAAGGCGGCGGAGCGCTACCGCGCGCTCACCGACCAGATCCGCCTTGCCGAAGCCCGCGTCGTCTTCGCCCGCTGGCGCGATGCCGCCGCCGCTGCCGATGCCGCCCGCAAGGATGCGCAGGCCGCCGAACAGCGCGTCACGCTGGCCCAGTCCCTCGCCGTCGAGGCACAGGCCCAGCAGGCCGCCGCCGCCGAAGCGCTCGCCGCAGCCCGCGACGAACTGGCCGACCGGCGCGACGATGCCAATGCGCAGGGGCACCGCATGGCGACGCTCACCAGCCAGCTCGAAGCCGCCGAGCAGCGCCTTGCCGACCTCGAACGCCAGCGCGTGCGGCTGGAGGAAGACCGCCGCGACGCCGACCGCCTGACCCGCGACGCCGCCGAGGCGCTCGCCCGCCTCGAACGCGAACTGGCCGAGGGCGAGAAGCAGCTCGCCGCCGACGAGGCGCTGCGCCCGCGCTTCGCCAACACCGTGGACGGCGCCGAACAGGCCAGCCGCGCCGCCGAACTCGATCTCGCGCAGGCCACCGCCAAGCAGGCGGGCGTCGAGGCGGAATGGCGCATCGCCGAAGCCGAACTGACGCAGGCGCGCGGGCGGCAGGTCCGCGCCGCCCTGGACGTCGCCCGGATCGAGGCGCAAGTCGCGGCCCTGCCCGACCTCGGCGACCTCGATGCCGCCATCGCTACCGCGCGCGGCAAGGCCGGGGACGCGACCGCCGCCCTCGCCCGCTCGCGCGAAGGTCTGGAGGAGATGCAGGCGCGAAAGACCGCGCTCCAAGCCGATCGCGACGCCGCCGCCTCGGCGCTGGCGGGCGCGCGCGCCGACCTCACCGGCATCGAACGCGAACACGCCGCCCTTGTGCGCGACCGCGAGGCCCGCGCCAAGGGCGCCAAGGCCGCGCATGGGCTGCCGGTCGCCATCGACGCAGTGCGGGCCGCCCCCGGCTACGAACGCGCCGTCGCTGCCGTTCTGGGCCGCGACGCCAAGGCTCCACTGGGTGCGCCCAAAGATGCCGACGGCCGCTTCTGGACCGGGGCCGAAGCTCCCGCGCCCGTCGCCGACAGCCTCGCCGCCCATGTGCTCGAAGGCCCGCCCGAACTCGCGGCCCGCCTCGCGCTCGTCCATGTCATCGACGAGGACGATGGCCGCGCCCTGAAGCCCGGCGAATGGCTCGTCACCCGCACGGGCGTGCTGCGGCGCTGGGACGGCTTCGTCGCACGGGGCGAAGGCGCTGCCGAGGCCGCGCGGCTGGAGGCGGAGAACCGCTTCGCCGAACTCGACGCGAAACTGCCTCCCCTGCGTGAAGCCGTCTCCGCCGCCGAGGCGCGGCAGGCCGCCGTGCAGCAGGAACTGGCCGATCTCTCCTCGCGCGTGATCGCCGCCGAGCGCGCCATCGCCGCCGCTGCCGAGGCCGAGCGCAGCGCCCTGCGCGCCGTCGATCAGGCCGAGGACGCCCGCGCCCGCCAGCAGGCCCGCCGCGCCGAACTCGACACCGCGCTCGCCGAAGGGGCCGAACAGCGCGCCGGGATCGACGCCGAAGTCGCCGCCGCCGAGGCGAAGCGCGACGCCCTGCCCGATCCCGCCACCGGCCGCGCCGAACTGCAGGCCGCGCAGGAGCGCAACGGCGAAGCGCGCTCGACCCTCCAGCACGCCATGGCCGCGCTCGCGGGCCACGATCAGGCACTGGCCGTCGCGCGCGAACGCACGACCGCGCAGCGCGCCGACATCCGCGGCTGGCAGGCCCGCTCGGGCGATGCCGCCAATCGCCTCGCGCAGATGGCCGGGCGGCTGGAGGAGATCGAGACCGAACGCACCATCGTCGCCGCCAAGCCCGCCTCGCTGATGGCGCAGATCGAGCAGGGCGAAGCGATCCGCGTGCGACTGGGCGAGGAATTGTCCAAGGCCGAGGCCGCCGTGACCGGTGCCGCCGATGCCGCGAAGCAGGCGGATGCCGCGCTGTCCGCCGCGCAGGAAACCCTCGCCGCCGCCCGCGAAGGCCGCGCCGGGGCCACCGCCCGCGCCGAGCACGAGGACTCGCGCCGGGTCGAGATGAACCGCCTTTCGGGCGAGCGCTTCCACTGCCCGCCACCGGTCCTGCCCGAACGCTTCGACTTCGCTGCTGCCGACGTCAGCAGCGCAGAAGCAGAGGGCGCGGGGATGGACCGCCTGACCGCCGACCGCGAGCGGATTGGCCCGGTCAACCTCGTCGCCGCCGACGAACTCGCCGAAGCCGAGGCGCAGCTGGGCGTCAGCGTCACCGAGAAGGCCGAATTGACAGAAGCGGTGAACCGCCTGCGCGGCTCCATCGGCAACCTCAACCGCGAAGGCCGCGAGCGCCTGCGCGCGGCTTTCGAGGCGGTCGACGGCCACTTCCGCCGCCTGTTCACCCGGCTGTTCCAGGGCGGGCAGGCCCACCTCGCACTCGTCGATTCGGACGATCCGCTGGAAGCCGGCCTCGAAATCTACGCCCAGCCGCCGGGCAAGCGCCTGCAGTCGCTGACGCTGCTGTCGGGCGGCGAGCAGGCGCTGACGGCGGTGGCGCTGATCTTTGGCCTGTTCCTGACCAACCCCGCCCCGATCTGCGTGCTCGACGAAGTCGATGCACCGCTCGATGACGCCAATATCGAGCGCTTCTGCGACCTCCTCGAAGCGATGACGAAGGAAACGGACACGCGCTACCTTGTCGTCACCCACAATGCCGTGACGATGAGCCGCATGCACCGCCTGTTCGGCGTGACCATGGTCGAAAAGGGCGTCTCCCGCCTCGTCAGCGTGGATCTCGGCGGCGCGGAGGAACTGCTGGCAGCGGCGGTGTAG
- a CDS encoding BrnT family toxin yields MQDEDIDPTKVTFDACKRTKILQERGLDLADAHLVFEDTHIQIVDDRKDYGEIRYRVFGFLHGRRVSLVWTPRDGSRRIITMRHAHHDEHQARFRTLD; encoded by the coding sequence ATGCAGGACGAAGACATCGATCCGACGAAGGTCACTTTCGATGCGTGCAAGCGAACGAAGATACTGCAGGAGCGCGGGCTTGACCTCGCCGACGCGCATCTCGTGTTCGAAGACACGCACATCCAGATCGTCGATGATCGCAAGGACTACGGAGAGATACGTTACCGCGTGTTCGGATTTCTCCATGGCAGGCGCGTATCGCTTGTCTGGACGCCGCGCGACGGTAGCCGTCGCATCATCACGATGAGGCATGCACATCATGACGAACACCAAGCCCGCTTCCGAACCCTGGATTGA
- a CDS encoding BrnA antitoxin family protein, whose product MTNTKPASEPWIDPDDDDVEWTEEMFRMAAIYKGDQLIRPASGTLKSLGRPASPNPKKQVTLRLDPDVIEGFRATGKGWQSRINAELRKALGI is encoded by the coding sequence ATGACGAACACCAAGCCCGCTTCCGAACCCTGGATTGACCCGGACGACGACGACGTCGAATGGACCGAGGAAATGTTCCGCATGGCCGCCATCTACAAGGGCGACCAGCTGATCCGGCCTGCGTCCGGCACCCTCAAGTCGCTCGGCCGCCCCGCCTCGCCCAATCCCAAGAAGCAGGTCACGCTGCGGCTCGACCCCGACGTGATCGAGGGGTTTCGCGCCACCGGCAAGGGCTGGCAGTCGCGCATCAATGCCGAACTGCGCAAGGCGCTGGGGATCTGA
- the soxR gene encoding redox-sensitive transcriptional activator SoxR → MVADRFITIGELARRTGVAVSAIRFYEEKRLLQSLRTSGNQRRFLRSDIRRVSFILIAQKLGLALAEIERELADLPMGRTPTLADWERISRSMRKSIDEKIALLELTRRKLDECIGCGCLSLTKCRLYNAEDAAGAQGPGPRFVLG, encoded by the coding sequence GTGGTTGCGGACCGCTTCATCACCATCGGCGAACTGGCTCGACGCACCGGCGTCGCCGTCTCGGCGATCCGCTTCTACGAGGAGAAGCGCCTGCTCCAGAGCCTGCGGACCAGCGGCAACCAGCGTCGCTTCCTGCGTTCCGATATCCGCCGCGTCAGCTTCATCCTGATCGCCCAGAAGCTGGGCCTCGCGCTGGCGGAGATCGAGCGTGAACTGGCGGACCTGCCGATGGGCCGCACGCCGACGCTGGCCGACTGGGAGCGCATCAGTCGCTCCATGCGCAAGTCCATCGACGAGAAGATCGCGCTGCTCGAACTCACCCGCCGCAAGCTCGACGAATGCATCGGCTGCGGCTGTCTCAGCCTGACGAAATGCCGCCTCTACAACGCCGAGGACGCGGCAGGCGCGCAGGGACCGGGGCCGCGCTTCGTGCTGGGCTAG
- a CDS encoding VOC family protein yields the protein MAQGRLEHANITVSDIERSSALLQDLLGWHERWRGPALNGGETIHVGGDFSYIAVYTDRRERDRFRKGTPLNHVGLVVEDLDAAERVVIDAGLEPFAHADYEPGRRFYFFDWDGIEFELVSYE from the coding sequence ATGGCCCAGGGCCGCCTCGAACATGCCAACATCACCGTCAGCGACATCGAGCGCTCGTCTGCATTGCTGCAGGATCTGCTCGGCTGGCACGAACGCTGGCGCGGGCCCGCGCTGAACGGCGGCGAGACGATCCACGTCGGAGGGGATTTCAGCTACATCGCGGTCTACACCGACCGGCGGGAGCGTGACCGCTTCCGCAAGGGCACGCCGCTCAACCACGTCGGGCTGGTGGTCGAGGATCTGGATGCGGCGGAACGCGTGGTGATCGACGCCGGGCTGGAGCCCTTCGCCCATGCCGACTACGAGCCGGGGCGGCGGTTCTACTTCTTCGACTGGGACGGCATCGAATTCGAGCTGGTCAGCTACGAATGA
- the ubiA gene encoding 4-hydroxybenzoate octaprenyltransferase, translating to MIEPSLVPDSQHRGLVSMLPQPFRDFAMLARFDRPIGWWLLFWPCVWGVMLAGGERRWSLIAWFLIGSIVMRGAGCVLNDIVDADLDRRVARTAKRPVASGRVSKSAAWAWLLMLCAIGLVVLFQLRQEAQLVALGSVALVAAYPFMKRITWWPQAWLGMVFTWGALVGWVEIRGDHLEALAALYLGSIAWCIGYDTIYAIQDIEDDAIVGIRSSARRLGARVKSGVAGFYALALAFWALAFWAMRPDWVALVALVPMALHLGFQVVTLDPRDGENALARFRANRDAGLVMALACWVVGNAGII from the coding sequence ATGATCGAACCTTCGCTCGTCCCTGACAGCCAGCACCGCGGATTGGTGTCGATGCTGCCGCAGCCGTTTCGCGATTTCGCGATGCTGGCGCGATTCGATCGCCCGATCGGTTGGTGGCTGCTGTTCTGGCCCTGCGTCTGGGGCGTGATGCTGGCGGGCGGCGAACGCCGCTGGAGCCTCATCGCATGGTTCCTGATCGGCTCCATCGTCATGCGCGGCGCGGGCTGCGTGCTCAACGACATCGTCGATGCCGACCTCGATCGCCGCGTCGCACGCACGGCCAAGCGCCCGGTCGCCAGCGGCCGCGTCAGCAAGAGCGCGGCCTGGGCCTGGCTGCTGATGCTCTGCGCCATCGGGCTCGTCGTGCTGTTCCAGCTGCGTCAGGAGGCGCAACTGGTGGCGCTGGGCAGCGTCGCGCTGGTCGCGGCCTACCCTTTCATGAAGCGCATCACCTGGTGGCCGCAGGCGTGGCTGGGCATGGTCTTCACCTGGGGCGCGCTGGTCGGCTGGGTGGAGATCCGCGGCGACCATCTGGAAGCGCTGGCGGCGCTCTATCTCGGCTCGATCGCGTGGTGCATCGGCTACGATACGATCTACGCGATCCAGGATATCGAGGATGACGCCATCGTCGGCATCCGCTCCTCCGCCCGCCGCCTCGGCGCGCGGGTGAAGAGCGGTGTCGCGGGTTTCTATGCGCTGGCGCTGGCGTTCTGGGCGCTGGCGTTCTGGGCGATGCGGCCAGACTGGGTGGCGCTCGTCGCGCTGGTGCCGATGGCGCTGCACCTCGGCTTCCAGGTGGTGACGCTCGACCCGCGCGACGGCGAGAATGCGCTCGCCCGCTTCCGGGCCAACCGCGACGCCGGGCTGGTCATGGCGCTGGCCTGCTGGGTCGTCGGCAACGCCGGAATAATCTGA
- a CDS encoding 16S rRNA (uracil(1498)-N(3))-methyltransferase, producing MPATPAWPPRSAPRLFVPGPLVEDGQIALEGQQAHYLGKVMRVGPGDAVIACDDETGEWACEVVSAGKRDVVLTVRTRLRPREEVPDFVLCAALLKKPNFDLVLEKATELGVAAVQPVVTRRCVADKLNPERALTIVTEAAEQCARTALPRVEAPSKLDALLRDWPEDRALFFADEQGGAPAAAAFAAHPGPAALLVGPEGGFDEDERALIRAHPSARAITLGPRILRAETACISATALWMAVSGDWTLGEQ from the coding sequence ATGCCCGCAACCCCCGCCTGGCCGCCCCGCTCCGCGCCGCGCCTGTTCGTTCCCGGTCCGCTGGTCGAAGACGGCCAGATCGCGCTGGAGGGGCAGCAGGCGCATTATCTGGGCAAGGTCATGCGCGTTGGGCCGGGCGACGCGGTGATCGCCTGCGACGACGAGACCGGCGAATGGGCCTGCGAGGTCGTCTCCGCCGGAAAGCGCGATGTCGTGCTCACCGTCCGCACCCGCCTGCGCCCGCGCGAGGAGGTGCCGGACTTCGTGCTCTGCGCCGCGCTGCTCAAGAAGCCGAACTTCGATCTTGTGCTGGAAAAGGCGACCGAGCTTGGCGTCGCGGCGGTCCAGCCGGTCGTCACCCGGCGCTGCGTGGCCGACAAGCTCAACCCCGAACGCGCGCTGACCATCGTCACCGAAGCTGCCGAGCAGTGCGCCCGCACCGCCCTCCCCCGGGTGGAGGCTCCCTCCAAGCTGGACGCCCTGCTGCGCGACTGGCCCGAGGACCGCGCCCTGTTCTTCGCCGACGAGCAGGGCGGCGCGCCCGCCGCCGCCGCCTTCGCCGCACATCCTGGCCCCGCCGCGCTGCTGGTCGGCCCCGAAGGCGGCTTCGACGAGGACGAGCGTGCCCTCATCCGTGCCCATCCCAGCGCCCGCGCGATCACCCTCGGCCCGCGCATCCTCAGGGCCGAAACCGCCTGCATTTCCGCCACTGCACTTTGGATGGCGGTGTCCGGGGACTGGACATTGGGCGAACAATAA
- a CDS encoding glutamate--cysteine ligase — MSTREVSDREDPVIETLDQLAEPMAAGEKPREAWRIGTEHEKFVYDITDHHAPSYDEPGGIRDLLDELTQFGWKPIEEGGNVIALKGADGNVSLEPAGQLELSGAPLENLHQTCAETGRHLKEVKQVGEKLGKAYLGLGMWPDKTRAELPIMPKGRYGIMLNHMPRVGSLGLDMMLRTCTIQVNLDYSSEADMAQKFRTSLALQPLATALFANSPFTEGKPNGYLSYRSHIWSDTDPHRTGMLPFVFEEGFGYERYVEYMLDVPMYFVFRDGKYIDAAGLSFRDFLKGELSVLPGEKPRMSDWQDHLSTAFPEVRLKSFLEMRGADGGPWGRICALPALWVGLLYDRGALDAAWDLVKGWDMEGREALRSAAPKLGLDAPIPGGGTLRDIAGEVVDIARSGLAARGRLNSAGDNETGYLEPLAEIVKTGKVPAQRLLDLYNGEWGGDLSKVYALKTF; from the coding sequence ATGAGCACCCGTGAGGTTTCGGATCGCGAAGATCCGGTCATCGAGACGCTGGATCAACTCGCCGAGCCGATGGCCGCGGGCGAAAAGCCGCGCGAGGCGTGGCGTATCGGCACCGAGCACGAAAAGTTCGTCTACGACATCACGGACCACCACGCTCCGTCCTACGACGAGCCCGGCGGCATCCGCGACCTGCTCGACGAACTGACCCAGTTCGGCTGGAAGCCGATCGAGGAAGGCGGGAACGTCATCGCGCTCAAGGGCGCGGACGGCAACGTCAGCCTCGAACCCGCCGGACAACTCGAACTCTCGGGCGCGCCGCTCGAAAACCTGCACCAGACCTGCGCCGAGACCGGGCGTCACCTCAAGGAAGTGAAGCAGGTCGGCGAGAAGCTGGGCAAGGCCTACCTCGGCCTCGGCATGTGGCCGGACAAGACCCGCGCAGAACTGCCGATCATGCCCAAGGGCCGCTACGGCATCATGCTCAACCACATGCCGCGCGTCGGCTCGCTGGGCCTCGACATGATGCTGCGCACCTGCACCATCCAGGTGAACCTCGACTATTCGAGCGAAGCCGACATGGCGCAGAAGTTCCGCACCTCGCTGGCGCTGCAGCCGCTGGCGACGGCGCTCTTCGCGAACTCGCCCTTCACCGAGGGCAAGCCCAACGGCTACCTCTCGTACCGCAGCCACATCTGGTCGGACACCGATCCGCACCGCACCGGCATGCTGCCCTTCGTGTTCGAAGAAGGCTTCGGCTACGAACGCTACGTCGAGTACATGCTGGACGTGCCGATGTACTTCGTGTTCCGCGACGGCAAGTACATCGACGCCGCCGGCCTCTCCTTCCGCGACTTCCTCAAGGGCGAACTGTCCGTCCTGCCCGGCGAGAAGCCCCGCATGTCGGACTGGCAAGACCACCTCTCCACCGCCTTCCCCGAAGTGCGGCTCAAGTCCTTCCTCGAAATGCGCGGCGCCGACGGCGGGCCGTGGGGCCGCATCTGCGCCCTGCCCGCGCTGTGGGTCGGCCTGCTCTACGATCGGGGCGCGCTCGACGCGGCATGGGATCTGGTCAAAGGCTGGGACATGGAAGGCCGCGAAGCCCTGCGCTCCGCCGCGCCCAAGCTGGGCCTCGATGCCCCGATCCCCGGTGGCGGCACCCTGCGCGACATCGCTGGCGAAGTCGTCGACATCGCCCGCTCGGGCCTCGCCGCACGCGGCCGCCTGAACTCGGCGGGCGACAACGAGACCGGCTACCTCGAACCGCTGGCGGAGATCGTGAAGACTGGCAAGGTTCCGGCACAGCGCCTGCTCGACCTGTATAATGGCGAGTGGGGCGGGGATCTGTCGAAGGTCTATGCGTTGAAGACGTTCTGA